The nucleotide sequence GTATGGCACCCTAGAGTGTTGGTGTACTGAACTGGTCTGCAAACAAGATCCATGTTTCTTGGGGATGGAGAAGAGgagttttttgctttttatggGAAACTAAAAGCAGGAATTCTGAAGTGCTTATCAGAATGGTACTAATAAGGCTTCCTGCTGATGTTTGCTATACGGTAACGTCTCGGTTTATTTATATAATTGAATATCTTGCAAGTATTTGAACTATTTTAACTGTGTTTGCTAGTTGCATTTGAAGAAAGCTGACAATGTTTTACAAAATATGACCTGAGATAATCTTTCCCTTGAAAATAGGGATTTGAGAGATTATGGCATCTGAAGCTCACAATGTTAAGAAACAGAAAGTATTGCATATTGAAGGTCGTCCTGTTGATCTCCccagaaaaagaatttcttcttctaCTAAAAAGATCATGAAGGAGGTAAGGCATTTGTGTCCTCCAATGAAACTGAAGTAAATATTCAAACAAAAGTTTATAGCTTTGTGCAGTCTAGAACTGGAGACATAGTGCTATTGAGTATGTTTTGTGTTTAGATGTGCAATAGAACTGCAATTATATTATGAGAAATATGGTAATAGGCACACTCAGGGATTGCACAGGTGTATCATGTTGTCCACACGAGCAGCAGATAACAATTTGGTTCTGTTCATCTTTTTTACTGCAGTCTCCTCTGAAAAAGTTCTAGGTTAGGAATTCTCTTGTAAAATAAGTTCTCCCTTGCTAAGAGATGGCAAATCTGAGAGGTGGGGTAGAAGTAGCTGCACTGAAATGGACCTGCCATCCTGTTGTCATACATCTTGATCTACCTCACTGTCTAATGACACAAGTACATTCACTGGACTTTAGCAAGTCGCAAACACTTTCTCATAACTTCTTACCTTTGTTACTGGCTGAAGAAATCTGCTAATACAAGATGGAGTACAGAGGAAGTAGTAGGGAGGTAAGTTTACTATAAGATCACTTGAACCAGTGATAAAGATGCCAATATCATATTTATTGAGGTGATGTATTGAAATCCACCTAGTGACTCAGtgttaagaaaaaagattttggcGCTGTTTTGCTTATGTATGCAACTTAAATGTTATGAATAGTACAGTTTTTGAAGTTGAAATACCAGAAGTAAATGTGTAGTACCTGTTCATATGACAACACATAGTTTTAACTTAATGTCTTAATGTTTTCCGGGTTAGTACgaaagttgcttttaaaataaaccagaatGTCATAATTCAACTCATATTCATTAAATAAAGTACTTAAAACATAGAAGTTTCTTATCAATTCCTAAATGCTTATCTTTATATTCAAATCCTTGCTTAACTTTTAAAGGTTTTATGAATCTCTATGGCATAACCTCAAATGAATATTGTTAGTCCTTCAGGATATTAACTTTCTGTGTGGCCTAATAGGTATCAGGGTGCTTATATGTTTCCTTGAATGAATCTAGGATAATCAAGCTGGTGTTATCTACATCAGCCTTGATTTTTATGTTCTGCtttggagaaatattttctgctgtcatCTTTCCTAGCATCTGCTAATCTGCTGTATTATTGGCCATGAAATGTATATTAGAGTGACAGGTAATATAACTTTGCCATTGAATAccagaagcttttttttattagtcACAGTTTACACTTCTCTGTCAATCTCTCTGATGTCACAATCCTACCTCTTCCAAAGACTCCACAAACCTGTAGTTGACTGTGGTGTTGCAAGGGCAGCTGTATGTCTATATGTCACTGTGAAATACTTTATAGAAATGTTAACGTAGCTGTGCTTCAACAGAATAGAAAAAGTGTCTGGGAGGGAATCTGCGGTAAATTTAGCCCGCAATAAAGCAGTGATGCTGTTTGAGTCTTTTTTAGTAATAGCCTGTCCTTCCTTATTCCCTTTCTCCCAGGATAAGAAATCTCCAAAACAGCTGGCTTCATACACAAACAGGTAGGAGGGTCTTGCTGTTTAGAGTCTGAGGTTTCAGGAGGGAGTGAAGCAGTGAGAAAGAAGCAGTTTAGATTTATTGCGACACCTGAACTGGCAcaatgaaaaatctgaattgtACTGACGGTGTTTGTTGTTCGTCCATTTCCATAATAATgagtttgtgttttaaaaaaaaaaaagcaggaaaaaaatattggtggtagatcTTATTTCTGATAACCAAGTTGTTATGAGGCTATATACTGGGGGTAAAATGCTGAAGTAGCTTGTAAGTTTACTGCTGAGTTCATGATGATATATTTTACCTTAATACCAAGTGTTGGCTTAGGTTTAGAATTACCTTTACTAAAATACTGATGTATTTTTGCAGAATAACAGTTGGAAAAACGGTGACCAGTCCCTTATCTCTCTTCAAAGCAGTACATTGTAAAAGAAAAGTCCATTGTTATACTGCAAAGCCTTGTTATAAGAAGAAACAGTTCCCTAAATCAAGGGGCTGTAACAtggcaaataaagaaaatgaactggCTTGTGCAGGGAATCTGCCAGCAAAACTGAATGACAGTCGTACACACTTGCTGAATTCTAGTGACTCTGGTTCATCTCAAACAGAAGGCCCCTCTTCGAAATACAGcgcatttttttcagaggtaAGTTGAGCTGAAAGAAATTTGAATTCAACATAAGTATTTTTAGTAGTTTTTGTATAGTTAGCTGTGGAAGTTTTTgaatagatttgttttcttaacatACAGATTGGCTCAGTTTGTGATTTGCAGTCTTTATTCCTCAGTTGACTATGATTCAGTTGCCAACAGTAGTAGTCCTGCCACTTTATCAGCACAAGCTTAGATCTGACATCCTAGTTTAATGTCAGATCATACCAGCACCAAGTGAAAAATATTGTGTTGGCTGGGTTAGATTTCATGACTGAAGATGCATGgcctcatttatttttgaaggcaTTAGTGTATGGACAGGAGTAAGCTGGTGAGGTTGGATGGGACTGTTTTTAATAGTGTTAGTTTGGTGTCAATGAAAGCAACTTAAATGATTATATAACACTGTTCTTACTGAGATTACTTAAGGAAACCCAAATGTTTGCAGAGCTTTTGAAACTGGCTACAACATCAGACTGatatgaaataaatgtgttttgtgaCAGGGCTTTTTAAGTCCTTTTCTGTTGAggtttccctttctttcagtgTAGATGTTTTAAACGCCTGCAGACCTCACTAGGTAACAAAGTGAGTCATGGCAGAAGGCATGACATGTAAGACTGTCACCATACTGTCTCTTCATGGCAGCCTCTACTTACAGTACCATGAAGAGAGCGCTCTGGAGGTTACAAGTCAGTGGTACCCTTAAAACACCATTTAAATTAATGCTGATGCTGCATAGGAGATATCGTggactttctgggctgcaaactcatgctgctggctcatattaAATTTTTCATCTACCAGCATGcacaagtccttctctgcagggctcctcTGAGCTCAATCAACTTGTCACTCAGCCTATATTCATGTTTAGGATTGTCCCAACCCAAGCTGAGACTTGgacttggccttgctgaattTTATACAGAGCTTACTCTTTAGCCTGTCCAAGTTCTTCTGGAtggctttcctttcctccagtACATTGACTGtacttgatgtcatctgcagacttgctgagggtgcgctcaatCCCACAGTCTGTGTCACCAACAAATATGTTAAATAATACTGATCCATGTACCAATTCCTGAGGAATACCACTTGTTACTGGTCTCCACCCagacattgagctgttgactGCAACTCCttgagtgtgaccatccagtCAATTCTTAACCACTGAGTGGTCCATCCATGAAATCCATGTCTCTAAGAGACAACACTGGACAgaagaagcagacagaagaTGAAGCAGGATTGCACAGAGAAACTGAAGGGCCAGTTTACTGGCAACAGATAATGCTTTAACTGGATTTGAGAGCTATAGGTGATTGTGCAGTGTTCATTCCAAtcaaagatatattttaataaaatacctAAATTTCAGTTTGAGAATAAGCTTCTTCAGAAACGAACTTTTCTGTCAGGCATGAGTAATTACATGTATTATTCCAAACTAAATTTTTGAAGTTCTCAAAATTGATAAGCATCTAAATAAGCACTTCTCAAAGTTGGTGAGACTTACAGGTTAATGCTTGTGAGTGCTCTAATTATTAGTTATCTCTATTCAGGTGTTTGCAGACCTTATTCTTGCAGATTTTAGGTAATGTAGAAAGTCTCTTGGTGCCTTGTGCCAAGGGAAATTTGTATTCTAAGGCTATTATTAGGATAACTTCTACTGACCATACGGCtggtaaaatatattttcatgtagtGCATTACCATACTATAGAGCAGCTTATTGTGTCATTGCTGGCTACTTACCTTGCAGTaaatttcttttgtattcttAAAAACATACAGGTTTCTCAGGACCATGAAACTATGGCTCAAGTTCTTTTCAGCAGGAATCTGAGGCTGAATGTAGCTTTAAccttttggagaagaagaagTATAAGTGAACTGGTAGCCTACCTAGTGAGGTAAACTTGAGTCTCTCTTCCTTTATATTCTTAAAGTGGTACCAAAAACCAAATATGATGCAGTCTTTTAGGATTTCTTTAAATCTTGTAACTTAACTATAATTACTTATTAGTGGAAACATAGTTCAACCTATGGTCGACCAGTAACacttattttatctttcatgtTTGTAGGATACAAGATCTTGGAGTCGTAGTAGACTGCCTTCCTGTGCTTACAAACAGGTACAAACAAAACACGGGGCATGAGAATGCTCTATGCCCACAGTGAAGTTCTGGCActtctgaaacatctgttttttttttaagtttacaggaagaaaaaccatATATTTCAGTCGGCTGTTGTGTAGATCTTTTGCCTTTAGTGAAATCACTGCTTAAAAGCAAATATGAAGAGTAAGTATCAACTTCAGGTGTCTAAATACTATACCTTCCTGGCTGTGTGGTGCCCACGTGTTTAAAGATGTTTGGTGCTCTGACTCATCTTCCCTCCCACCAACCCTGCCTTTCTTGAGGAAACACCTACCTAAAGGAGCTTCCACGTGAGCCCTTATATTGTTCTTAATAACATTCAgtggtttaaagaaaaaaacttccgCAGGGTTGAGAACCATGGGGGAGTTAGTTTTTGACTTCGTGTAGATACATTCATTCTAAACAGTAAAGCACAATGGCAGCAAGGTTTCAACATATTCTGTAACATGAAATCAACAAAACTTCCAAATATAACATAAATAATCTTTTACTACTTTTTAAGAAGAACTTTAGTTTACAActtagaaaatgagaagataagCAATTGTCTAAAATTGAGAATTTGTCTAGGTTTgtcttccaaaacagaaaatgtgttgcTTTCTAAACTGTATTCTTGCTTGTATGAAGGTATTAGCTGACTTGTGGATATTTGAATTGTGTGAAATATGTTATTGCAGATATGTGATAGTTGGTCTAAACTGGCTTCAAGCTGTCATTAAAAGATGGTGGTCAGAACTATCTGCACATACAGAGAGGGTGGAGGACGGGTGAGTATAgtgctggaaaacatttcaagttTCTGCAGCTTATTTCATGTCAAAATCCCTATTAATGCTGATCAACAGGAGAAAGTAGAAGTTTAAAAGCACTTAAGTTCTTTAGTTGTTAAGTCACAAGTGGTGCTTGGAAGCTCGCTTTAAAGATTATCatattattgtatttcttttgcttttagctTCTAACAAATAAAGAATATAGTTATACTGGGGTAGTAAGTgctgcagaagtaaaaaaaaaaaaagttgatctGAGTTTATGATAGTATCAAGACTAAAGCTATGTACAGTATTAAACACCTGTTTCAAGCAAAGTCTGGGAAACTGTAGTATATATGTTAAAAACTATTACtggttgtttttcagaaatatgaatattttaaaacaacaattAAGTGAATTATGGGAACAAGAAAATCATCTTACTCTGGTTCCAGGATATACTGGTAATATAGCAAAGGTAATCCAGTTACAGTTGCTGAGTGATCAGTATAGCTATACCATTTATACATGTAGTATTTGTCTTAGTGGATGCTATTTACTCTAAACTACTGAAGGCTAGAACTGTATCAGCTGTTAGAGTATTTTTCACCATGCTCAAGTATATTGCATAGTCCTtacagaaatctgaagttctaGTAGTAGTGTGGTTTAGAATGCTAATGATGAATTTTTACcctttatttttgtcctttataAAGTATCTCTTTAATCAAGtttaataaaatagtaaatagTAGTAAGCCTTaggatgtttaaaaaaaggGTTCAGATAAGTAAGTAGACTGAAGgacagatgttttctttaaaatctgctGTACCTCATCTGTGTAAGTGTGATGCAGCAGATTCTCAGTCTGGCAGTGCTGGTAGCATTTGCACGTGAAGTGACCAGGATAAGTGACGGTATGCTAAATTCTAAATCTTTTTCTGGCCTAATGCTTAGAAAGTAGTGATTTTGTGGAGGGCAGAAGAGTGGCTCCATCTGAAGTGAATCCCCTCTTTGCCTTTCTTGGCATACTTACAGTATCAGttctgtgtgtgctgtgtggTAAATACGTGATGTGCTGTGCATGGTACTCATCTCTCTAAAGGTAGTTTTTCTGAGGCTGGGCACCGAAGGTTACACTGAGCAAGAAACCTCCCTCCCGCTGACATGACTTGAGAAAGGCAGGGAATGACCCATGACATAAAGCAGCCATTTGACTGGAGATAGGGTTAGAGTCAACttgaaaagaatttaaagattGCCTGCTTTATTTATACGTGTAGGAGAATTTTACAGTGCTATAGAATTTGTTGCATTGGTGTATCAAGCTAATAAGTTTATTATCCATCTGGGACTGCTCTGGTTCCCTGTCTGGAATTTAGGTATCTCTGCACAGACAACTACATACTTCTTACGGAGTCTCAGACAGCTGAGATGGAGAAGAATCAACTAACTCTCTACTGATAGAGCAATGGGAGCTTACAATATAGATTGCCCAGCTCTTCTGATGGATCAGTGTAGCAGTTATAGCTAGTGTCAATTTTTCTCTAAGattctttctgttcatttgccTCCTTCTTAAGGTTCACCAGGATAGTTTGTGACCAAGGGCACCTGAACAAGTCAGGAGCAAAGGAATAGCATAAGAATGTTGGAGGGGCGCAGGGCGGGTAGGAAGAATGACTCTTAATAAACATTTCATATACATAATATCACTAAATGATAGTTTTGTATCTTGCCATTAGTGTTTGTGAAGTGAGCAAAGAAACCCTAAGTTGATGGCTTTTGAAAATTAGTCCCACTGTGCTCATAAGCATAGTATAAAAAATTGTTCTTGAAAACATGAGCTAAAAATAATCCTGAACTAGTGAATATTCTGAAATTTGGCCTAAGCATAATTCTTATATTATGGTCCTGATTGATTAACCTATCTCAGACGTACAGTTGATATTACAGCTGTAGGTAATGTGACAAATACTGTcgtttttctttccttctaggATGTAAATGCTTATTTATTACAACTATGTTGACGTGATTGAGAAATGATGTGCTTATGTGGTGAAACAATCCCCTGAAATGTTCCTGAAGTATGTACTATTTCTGAAAGCCTTCTGAGAATATTGGTGGAAGAGAACTGAACTGTCAAGCTGTTTAATGAAACCACTAACGAAATCCTAACAATCTACTTCACATTGAAGTGGAAAAATGTCTAGTAGGAGCAAGTTTTACTTCAGTGAGGTGAAAGTGCACTATGAAAACTGTATGCTTTTGCTGCATTTGGGATTCATTCAGTTACTCGGTATTCACTGTTTTCCTACAGCATTGCATAAAAGATGAATTCAACTGGTTCTGCCATCTTTTCTGACTGACATTCATAAAGAACCAACGAAAGCAATCAGCATTAAGAGCTTTTAAGTGTTTATTCACAAGAACTCCAAAATGCACAACTATCTTCCAACTATATTAAAGACAACTCTGAAATATTCAATTACtactttgttttaattgaaactaaagacatttttgtttgcactattgaaaaaatatacaacaaCAATGCCTTAATTAATAGTGTTTGAAAAAGCCAATGTGTTGAGATGCAAGTAGCTATTATGTTCAGATTGTGATGaaaaactgctaaaaaaaaaaatcagggtttCACATTGTGTAGTTGTTCATGAAACATTGCACAGGTACAAAAAATCACGTATGACAAATATAAATACCTAAAGTTAAGCTTGGATAAACAGTTACTACAAATGTGAGCAGAATGGTGAATATgtttaacaaatgtttttatattgtaTGTGGATTTCTAACATGATATCTTGTTCTGTATCATTTAAACTACATGcaaataagtaaatatattaaatgtatctactgtttttcttctcaagttcataaaaataatttctagaaCAACTTCTTCCACAGTACTTTCTATTGTAGATATTTATATCTATTATTTGTGAAATGTTTACAGCCAGACAAGGCCATTGTTATTCAAGTCACATCATTCATGTTCTACCTCCTTTAAGAAACTGACAAAAAACTTTTGCAAAATCAGTCAATTACTAATCTGATTTAATGATGTCAAATTAGTACTACTTTaaaccgaaaaaaaaaaaaagcattgaaaaaACAGTCAGCTTTTACTCTCCTACTGCTGTCCTttgctattttaatttaaaagctaCACATTAGTAGCTCTGAGGGAGTTTTGATTTTTAGGTTTGCTTctctatttttatcttctggTTAGGAAGCATGCTTTTCCAATTAAAGCATATGAAGTGCCAGTTTTTcacttaaacagaaaacaacaccaaatcaactttctaaaaaatgaaaaaagaatgatCAATACTTGGAAGGGTTATATTCATGCCTAGCATTAAATGAATGCACTTTTACTGAAATGTCAGGCAAAAGACtagtgtgttttgttttgcgtttttttttttactttacagaTGAAACTAATGAAATTTAAACTCGTAGTGATCAACAGCTCTAGGCCTCCTGTTACTTCATTTATATTTGATATATACAATGTTATTGCTGATTTCTGAAGGCCAATTAGAAATCTGTCATCAGAACTTGGTGCTCTTTGGTTATTAGAATATTCTTTAAACCATCAAATGTTTTGTGCTACAGGCCATCAACTACAGGGAAGAATGTTTGAGACATCCCAAGATTGAAACTTTCATTGGGACAATTTCCTGAGATGCATAGCACAACGTAGCTGGAATTATGCATAAGTGGAGGTATTTCACACTGCAAAGATCTTGAGGCAGAACTTAGTGtttctcagaatattttttctgtcaagTAAAAATTGAACTACAATAcaataatgttattttctttattgttctTTGGAGCACTGAAATATAAAGCTAACAAAGGCTGACTTTGCAGTTTGGGAGGTAACTGCTGGAGCTCTTATGTGGCTTCTCAAGGAGCATACTATTAAGGTGATGGAAACTCAGTTTTTAATTTatcctgttttgtttattttaatagacAAGGTGAAAAAATTCATGGCCGTATAATTTAGACAATAGAAGAAGTAATCAcgaattaaaatgaaattgctaCTATTCAAAAACTCAGCTTAATAATAGATGTGAACACAGTCTTATACTGAACTCTGCATATGGCCATGGATTTTACAATATATAGCTGTGgatggtgcttttttttaatgacaaggTAAAATTGTCCTTAGGATTATTATTGATGAGTaataaaataatggattttttaaCTGCCAAAAGTTGTATTTTGACAGCATTGATAATACAATATTAAACTTTAAGTCATTAGTATCTGTGCCTTATTTAAAATGATCTTGTTTGTTCAGAAAGCTTTTACTTGAAGAGTAAACTAGGACTCGCCCTTCTCCTAGGCTGGAGTTACAGAAGCCTTCTGGGGAATTGCctcaaatttaaaatgtttaaatagataaatatttacaaaaaatataaatatatataatgtaaCCATCAGAGTTTAGGCAGTGCTGAAGAGTGGAGACTGAAAAAGCTACCCCATTAATGAGCTGGGTATAAAGAAGCTAGCATAACCTAACCATTATGTATAACCCCATTTGGAAGGAGTCACACCTGCTTCTCAGTGAAGAGTATTCTGCAGTGGAACACCCTTATATCACACGTAGGTACTGCTGTTCCAGGCTATATAGTAGTGCTGACAAATCATTGGTATTAAAAAATTAGCATCAACTTTTCAGGAGCTTATCTTCTGCAGGGAGATGTAATTTAAgtcatctttctgtttctgtgggcTGCCTTATTGTTATCAGAGGGTGTGGTTTTAATACTTGGGTAGCAAGAGAGGTGAGAGAATAGGAAAGGCCAAAAAATATCACCCCATGCCCTCAACTGTGTGACATCAGTCCCATTACTTTATTTTGTGTATCCTAAAgtaacttgtattttctttttctgctatcTGAAGTAGgcaaattttgtattttatctaTTGCATTGAAAACCAATAAAATTTTTCAAGACAGATGCTAGTATCAGGGTTCTTGGTTATTTTCCTGTCTTGAAGAGGTGGATGTTTTTGTATGCAAGAAATTTTGCATAAGGAAGATTTATCTTGCAACTTACAAATAGTTGCTTTACAATGTTCATCTTCATAGGTCTTCCAGTGTTACAGAAGACTGTATATGCAGAGATCTGCAGCTGTATTttgtctccagtcttctggTGGAAAGGGAAGCAATCATATGGCTCAGGCAGCTATTTGAGAGTACAAAGCAATGCAAATCACGCTACTGGTGTGAGGCTACTCCAACCTTTGAACGGTGCAAATTCTTCAGTTTACAAAAGCAGTTGGTTCTTGCATGGGGAACTTACTTAAATTGAACTCATGCTCTGttagaggagggaaaaaaagcagttcttaATAGCCTCTGTAAATGTCAGACATAGTTTAACATCTGTCTTTAGTCTACCTTCTTATACGTGATAGTAGTTGTAGGCTACAGCTAAAGAATCACTGAGGGAATAAAGTGAGTGTGCTTGTGTTGCTAGTGCTCATATTATCCTCATATTATCCTTTAatcctttattttaattccctgttgaatgctttgttttctgccttggAATGAGACTAAATGCAAGATTTGTCTCCACATATTCCCCCCCATACGCTCATTTTTCAGCACTTAATGAtgttatttcttcctctttgtagTCTAAACATACTATGAGTATCTACTGTTCAGTTGGGGGAGGGTGAAAGTTGACAAAATAAAGGTAAGACAGTTAATTTGAAAGCTATTGTGAGAACTTTCCCTCTTAAACTTGTAACACAAGTTTTATTAATATCTGCTAATTGAAGTGGACTTTCATGGCTGCAAGCTGAAGTCTGAACTTGATTTTTACTCTAAATAAGCATAGCTGcagggttttcttttccttgaggGACTAAGCTATACTCCAATACCAACCTGTAGTATGGGGATAGGGATATGGTGCTGTCACTTAACGTAGAAATGACCACACAGACTTGAAGGATTGCAGGCctgcagtatttttgtttacatAATGGTGATAGTTTGTAGTGTATCTCTTTATGTAGACTTAAGCAATATAATTGGTGACTTCAAAACGAGGTCTGTTGCTTTCAAGTTGCATGTGGCACATACTTGTTTCTGATTGACAAGATCCCTGCTTTAATTCAGGCACTGTTTACCTGGAGTGATGGGGGGTAGGTAGACACCAGTAGTCAGCTGTCCCATTTTGACATCTGTATGTTACTGTAAAAGAATGCAAGAAGgcaatttttatgttttctagcagttctatttttttacttcttactAGTAAAGCTATTTGAATTATCTTTGGAAAGTGGTGGTCCccaaaacacaaacaataaaaacacttttataaatatgtaaagtaATATGTTTATGTGAATAATGTTATTCTGTGAATTTCAGAAGGAGACTGTTCTCTATGTGTTTgacttgaaagaaacaaaactaatggATTTTACAGATTGCAACCATTTTGATTGTTACTTTTTGTGAGCACTGTATGTATTGTGAAACTACTAAATATCAAGGTAGTGTTACATTCCAAGGCTGCCTGCTATTGTGGGT is from Numida meleagris isolate 19003 breed g44 Domestic line chromosome 6, NumMel1.0, whole genome shotgun sequence and encodes:
- the KATNBL1 gene encoding KATNB1-like protein 1 isoform X1, yielding MASEAHNVKKQKVLHIEGRPVDLPRKRISSSTKKIMKEDKKSPKQLASYTNRITVGKTVTSPLSLFKAVHCKRKVHCYTAKPCYKKKQFPKSRGCNMANKENELACAGNLPAKLNDSRTHLLNSSDSGSSQTEGPSSKYSAFFSEVSQDHETMAQVLFSRNLRLNVALTFWRRRSISELVAYLVRIQDLGVVVDCLPVLTNSLQEEKPYISVGCCVDLLPLVKSLLKSKYEEYVIVGLNWLQAVIKRWWSELSAHTERVEDGNMNILKQQLSELWEQENHLTLVPGYTGNIAKDVNAYLLQLC
- the KATNBL1 gene encoding KATNB1-like protein 1 isoform X2; translation: MASEAHNVKKQKVLHIEGRPVDLPRKRISSSTKKIMKEDKKSPKQLASYTNRITVGKTVTSPLSLFKAVHCKRKVHCYTAKPCYKKKQFPKSRGCNMANKENELACAGNLPAKLNDSRTHLLNSSDSGSSQTEGPSSKYSAFFSEVSQDHETMAQVLFSRNLRLNVALTFWRRRSISELVAYLVRIQDLGVVVDCLPVLTNSLQEEKPYISVGCCVDLLPLVKSLLKSKYEEYVIVGLNWLQAVIKRWWSELSAHTERVEDGM